cgaacaacaggcccgatataggcctaggtgtatttcttgggatttgatgtatatacatcctcctttcaaactaattaactcactaactcactaactaactaactaactataacaCTAGTCGACCATTTCCTACATAAAACTTTTCGAACACTTTTCTGTACAAAACTTGtcgaattttttctatttgaaacTAGTCAAACATATAATAACGAACTGGctgaacacttttctatagagaactgACTAAACACATTTCTACACTGGTCAAACATTTTTCTGGAGAAAACAGTttgaacacttttctatagaatctttcctatagaaaactgtttgaaatttttccaataaaaaagttttttctggaGATaacagtttaaatatttttctatagaaatctagtcaaacacttttctatagaaaaccatttgaacatttttctaaagaaaaatgtttgaacatttttctatggaaaactgatttaaatatatatgtatagaaaTCTGGTCGAACTGTTTTCTCCagaatcagttttctatagagcacttttctatagaaatctggtcgaacacttttctatagacaactgtttgaacacttttctatagaaaactatttgaacacttttctatagcagACTATTTGAacgcttttctatagaaaactatttgaacacatttctatagaaaactatttgaacaattttctttataaaactgtttgaacacttttctatataaaactattttctataaaaaaaactgtttgaacacttttctatagatgaCTGTTTAATAGCCTTTCAAAACTCTTTGAacattttgctatagaaaatgtttgaacaCTTTTCTATTGATAACTGATTaaacacatttctataaaaaaattgaatactcttctatacaaaactgttggaacatttttctacagaaaactgtttgaagacttttttagaaaactatttgaacactttcctatagaaaactatgtCAACAACCTGGTCCAATACATTCCTGTAGTTAATTTTCCAACTTTAGTATAATGCAGCTTTAGAAGATCACGGATATAAAAACTTGAGTCAATCGAGCAAAACTTACCATTAACTAATTGTATGATTTTTTAAGGAAACcattatattattactttttaaatacatcacagtttttattttaattataattcaccattttttaagcttaaatattattcagttttggctttattgaatttttttcttatttttaatttccaaaaaaatctcaataaaatattaacaataactaAAGCCAAACAtgttataaaagcaaagaaACATAATATTGCTAACATTACATCAACATTGTAAAATTGCCACCAAGTCAAATTGTGACCCATGTTGCGTAAATGTGCGGCACCTTTATGACGTAAGACATATTCAATCCAATAGATTGCCCTTTCCATGGGTGTATTTTGCTGATCACGAAATCTATATGATAAAGTTTTGGCAACATTAGCATAGTGCGAAGTTTCcaaaagttctttaaaagcCTTAGCTAGAACTTTTTCAGAGATAGTATGTAATTTAAGGGAAAGTCCATTACCCACTTTTTGTATGTAGTCGACCATGTTATCTTGCTTTTCGAAAGATGATATACCCAAAATAGGTAAACCATGGTAAACACTTTCTATGATGCTAAGAAAATTGCCATGagttatataaagttttatgtTAGGATGTGGTAGTATCGAGGCCACAACAAAATCTGCATCTATGTAGACATTTGGAAGTGTGTAAGGAATTTTCTGGGAAGTTTTCCACAGCACTGTATAAGGCAGGgttttaaaatgatgaaaaaatacATCCAAAGTATAAGAACTCATAAAAGTGTCCAGAGTTATAAGTATGACTCCTTCCTTTGCATTATCGAGAATATTTTTGATGTTAGGTTTTAAAGGATCTGgatttgtaacaatatttaaacCAGCCACTTCTATCATATTGGGCACATACGGTCTGGGTGTTGTTAAAGAAAAGTgatcatttaataaaactaaagagACATTTTTTTGAGCTTCTTCAAATGTTAATTGAGCATTAGgataatacaatttataaatcTCTTCCTGTAGTATCATGTACTTCCGGTAGTAGTGTGCCCACTctataaattccaataaaacatttaaaaatcgtTGCCAAAAATTCATTTGACGTAGTGGTAAAATCATATGTGGTATATATGACTTCGGACTTATATTACCAACCAGCTCATCAATAGCAATCATAGTAC
The window above is part of the Lucilia cuprina isolate Lc7/37 chromosome 6, ASM2204524v1, whole genome shotgun sequence genome. Proteins encoded here:
- the LOC111684303 gene encoding UDP-glycosyltransferase UGT4-like, with the protein product MHSKYLLLVLCIFPNSLYAAHILSIFGVPMRSQYDFIEPLLKELAGRDHQITSITNYPQKEPISNFRDVVVEKNKHLFFGYHNFSLDNEEANYYELIDEIYSQAIQMCINIQNDTAVRQILDNEKIDLIILDVFFAESFFGLAEYLKAPIVGVSTIGTMIAIDELVGNISPKSYIPHMILPLRQMNFWQRFLNVLLEFIEWAHYYRKYMILQEEIYKLYYPNAQLTFEEAQKNVSLVLLNDHFSLTTPRPYVPNMIEVAGLNIVTNPDPLKPNIKNILDNAKEGVILITLDTFMSSYTLDVFFHHFKTLPYTVLWKTSQKIPYTLPNVYIDADFVVASILPHPNIKLYITHGNFLSIIESVYHGLPILGISSFEKQDNMVDYIQKVGNGLSLKLHTISEKVLAKAFKELLETSHYANVAKTLSYRFRDQQNTPMERAIYWIEYVLRHKGAAHLRNMGHNLTWWQFYNVDVMLAILCFFAFITCLALVIVNILL